In the Catenulispora sp. MAP5-51 genome, one interval contains:
- a CDS encoding SpoIIE family protein phosphatase, translated as MVERVDRRWPVRRKPLIARNRRSVATQVFALELVVVVLLVAGAILAQVLESRRNSDAEAKNKSIAVAETFAHSPGLLAALKTPNPSAILQPITEATRKVAGVDFIVVMNDQGIRYTHPMPSRIGQRFVGTIGPSLHGQVYTESVHGPLGHEVQATVPVTAPDGSIPALVSAGLVVKHVTAVSSRQLPVILGTGAAGVAVATIGTALIARRVKRQTHGMDPAELARMYEHHDAVLHAVREGVVIVGQDGRLLLANDEACDLLGLPARAEGRYLGDIAGLTPETVELLVSGRTVTDELLHVGGRLVVVNQRPTDPHSQAMGTVATIRDSTELLALSGKAEVASRRLALLYEAGAGVGTTLDVARTTEELARVAVPGFADFVTVDLADPVLAGDEPAAGAVNLRRTAVHGVGEDHPFYPVGKLTAFIPSSPMARGFDSGRSQVVPDLAAAPGWHAQDPALTRRIMDYGVHSLITAPVKARGIILGVVNFWRSKKPGPFDDDDRTLAEELVARAAVSIDNARRYTREHAMAVTLQRSLLPRALPGQSALEVAHRYLPAQSGVSGDWFDVIPLPGSRVALVVGDVVGHGLHAAATMGRLRTAVHNFSALDLPPNELLGHLDELVNRIDQEESDSGADSGPGTGAGLGTDIGVTGATCLYAIYDPTTRLCTVATAGHPPPALVSPDGQVVFPDLPTGPPLGASGLPYESTEVELAEGTQIVLYTDGLIEERTRDFDVGMDLLRAALSQRDRDPEENCRAVLEALLPEHPQDDVALLIAKTRVLGPDRVVERDVPSDPAAVADIRAWCLAALDEWGLDELAFATELALSELVTNAIRYGSEPVRVRLLRDRSLILEVSDGSNTSPHLTYAASTDEGGRGLFMVAQLTQRWGTRYTPQGKIIWAEQAMPAPIPTQTPAQVESPRALTLPSV; from the coding sequence GACCGGCGGTGGCCTGTACGCAGAAAACCGCTGATCGCGAGAAACCGGCGCAGCGTGGCTACTCAGGTATTCGCGCTGGAACTCGTGGTCGTCGTGCTGCTGGTGGCCGGGGCGATCCTGGCGCAGGTCCTGGAGTCGCGGCGGAACAGCGACGCCGAGGCGAAGAACAAATCGATCGCCGTGGCGGAGACCTTCGCGCATTCCCCCGGGCTGCTCGCCGCCCTCAAGACGCCCAATCCCTCGGCGATCCTGCAGCCGATCACCGAGGCCACCCGCAAGGTGGCCGGCGTCGACTTCATCGTCGTCATGAACGACCAGGGGATCCGCTACACGCATCCGATGCCGAGCAGGATCGGCCAGCGGTTCGTCGGCACCATCGGCCCGTCGCTGCACGGGCAGGTCTACACCGAGAGCGTGCACGGTCCGCTGGGCCACGAGGTCCAGGCGACCGTCCCGGTGACCGCCCCGGACGGGTCGATACCCGCCCTGGTCTCGGCCGGGCTCGTGGTCAAGCACGTCACCGCCGTCAGCAGCCGGCAGCTGCCGGTGATCCTGGGCACCGGCGCCGCGGGCGTCGCGGTGGCCACCATCGGGACCGCGCTGATCGCCCGCCGGGTGAAGCGCCAGACCCACGGTATGGACCCGGCCGAGCTGGCCCGGATGTACGAGCACCACGACGCCGTCCTGCACGCGGTCCGCGAGGGCGTGGTCATCGTCGGCCAGGACGGGCGGTTGTTGCTGGCCAACGACGAGGCGTGCGACCTGCTGGGCCTGCCCGCCCGGGCCGAGGGCCGGTATCTGGGCGACATCGCGGGCCTGACCCCGGAGACCGTCGAGCTGCTGGTGTCGGGCCGGACGGTCACCGACGAACTGCTCCACGTCGGCGGCCGGCTCGTCGTGGTCAACCAGCGGCCGACCGATCCGCACAGCCAGGCCATGGGCACCGTGGCGACCATCCGGGACTCCACGGAGCTGCTCGCGCTGTCCGGCAAGGCCGAGGTGGCCAGCCGGCGCCTGGCCCTGCTGTACGAGGCCGGCGCCGGCGTGGGGACCACGCTCGACGTCGCGCGCACCACCGAGGAGCTGGCCCGGGTCGCGGTGCCCGGCTTCGCGGACTTCGTCACCGTCGATCTGGCCGATCCGGTGCTGGCCGGTGACGAGCCCGCCGCCGGCGCCGTCAACCTGCGCCGCACCGCTGTCCACGGCGTCGGCGAGGACCACCCGTTCTACCCGGTCGGCAAACTGACCGCCTTCATCCCGTCCTCCCCGATGGCCCGCGGCTTCGACAGCGGCCGCTCGCAGGTCGTGCCCGACCTGGCGGCCGCGCCCGGCTGGCACGCCCAGGACCCGGCGCTGACCAGGCGCATCATGGACTACGGCGTCCACAGCCTGATCACCGCCCCGGTGAAGGCCCGCGGCATCATCCTGGGCGTCGTCAACTTCTGGCGCTCGAAGAAGCCCGGGCCGTTCGACGACGACGACCGCACGCTGGCCGAGGAGCTGGTCGCGCGGGCCGCCGTCAGCATCGACAACGCCCGCCGGTACACCCGCGAGCACGCCATGGCCGTGACCCTGCAGCGCAGCCTGCTGCCGCGTGCCCTGCCCGGCCAGAGCGCCTTGGAGGTCGCCCACCGCTACCTGCCGGCGCAGTCCGGGGTGAGCGGTGACTGGTTCGACGTCATCCCGCTGCCCGGCAGCCGGGTCGCCCTGGTGGTCGGCGACGTGGTCGGCCACGGGCTGCACGCCGCCGCCACGATGGGCCGGCTGCGCACCGCGGTCCACAACTTCTCCGCCCTCGACCTGCCGCCGAACGAGCTGCTCGGCCACCTCGACGAGCTGGTCAACCGGATTGACCAGGAGGAGTCCGACAGCGGCGCCGACAGCGGTCCCGGAACCGGTGCCGGCCTCGGCACCGACATCGGCGTCACCGGCGCCACCTGCCTGTACGCGATCTACGACCCGACCACCCGGCTGTGCACCGTCGCGACCGCCGGCCACCCGCCGCCCGCGCTGGTCTCGCCAGACGGCCAGGTCGTCTTCCCGGACCTGCCGACCGGCCCCCCGCTCGGCGCGAGCGGGCTGCCCTACGAGTCGACCGAGGTGGAGCTGGCCGAGGGCACCCAGATCGTGCTCTACACCGACGGGCTGATCGAGGAGCGCACCCGCGACTTCGACGTCGGTATGGACCTGCTGCGCGCGGCACTGTCGCAGCGGGACCGGGACCCGGAGGAGAACTGCCGGGCGGTGCTGGAGGCGTTGCTGCCGGAGCACCCGCAGGACGACGTGGCACTGCTGATCGCCAAGACCAGGGTGCTCGGCCCCGACCGGGTCGTGGAGCGCGACGTGCCCTCCGATCCGGCCGCCGTCGCCGACATCCGGGCCTGGTGCCTGGCGGCGCTGGACGAATGGGGCCTCGACGAGCTGGCCTTCGCGACCGAGCTGGCCCTGAGCGAGCTGGTCACCAACGCCATCCGGTACGGCTCGGAGCCGGTGCGGGTCCGGCTGCTGCGCGACCGGAGCCTGATCCTGGAGGTCTCCGACGGCAGCAACACCTCACCGCACCTGACGTACGCCGCGAGCACCGACGAGGGCGGCCGCGGCCTGTTCATGGTCGCCCAGCTCACCCAGCGCTGGGGGACGCGCTACACGCCGCAGGGCAAGATCATCTGGGCCGAGCAGGCCATGCCGGCGCCGATCCCCACGCAGACGCCGGCGCAAGTCGAGTCTCCGCGTGCTCTGACGCTGCCCTCGGTGTGA
- a CDS encoding ATP-binding protein: MNWLIREYREEDLAAVVHLMDTTALLGQESVFSLGECINALTTRQPAAVVTQGGVMIGAALATVTGDRAWIMRIAIEPAWRGRGLASGLLFELERRLVESRVRRIAYILPEEELLGDGLRNAGYERRSAVAYFERVEPVAVAGADALERLGGRTLAGDLWTRLAGMAAERSLIERCVVLPLAEPELAARHGVAAPRAIALFGPPGTGKTTFARAIASRLGWPFVELLPSRLADGGNLAAALREAFALLAELEQVVVFIDEVEEIAAVRDGVPSSGVHGVTNELLKLIPAFREHSGRLLVCATNSVRALDPAFLRPGRFDYVIPIGPPDAAAREAMWAHHADSSQHAVDLHALVAASDGFSPADIGHAARIAAQSAFERAVFVHDDGLPGASTKDYLTALGQCRPTATPELLKAFSEDIASHARL, from the coding sequence GTGAACTGGCTGATCCGTGAATACCGCGAGGAAGACCTCGCGGCGGTCGTGCATCTGATGGACACCACTGCGCTGTTGGGTCAGGAGTCTGTGTTCTCGCTCGGCGAGTGTATCAATGCCCTGACCACTCGGCAGCCCGCCGCGGTCGTCACGCAGGGCGGGGTGATGATCGGCGCCGCGCTTGCGACGGTCACCGGGGACCGGGCTTGGATCATGCGGATCGCCATTGAGCCGGCGTGGCGGGGGCGGGGGTTGGCCAGTGGGTTGTTGTTCGAGCTGGAGCGGCGGTTGGTGGAGAGTCGTGTCCGGCGGATCGCGTACATCCTGCCTGAGGAGGAGTTGCTCGGTGACGGGCTCCGTAATGCCGGGTACGAGCGGCGCTCCGCGGTGGCCTACTTCGAGCGGGTCGAGCCGGTCGCTGTGGCCGGCGCCGATGCGCTGGAGCGGTTGGGTGGGCGCACGTTGGCCGGTGATCTGTGGACCAGGCTGGCGGGGATGGCTGCGGAGCGGAGTCTGATCGAGCGCTGTGTGGTGCTGCCGCTGGCCGAGCCTGAGCTCGCGGCCAGGCACGGGGTGGCGGCGCCGCGGGCGATCGCGTTGTTCGGGCCGCCCGGGACCGGGAAGACGACGTTCGCGCGGGCCATCGCCTCGCGTTTGGGGTGGCCGTTCGTCGAACTGCTGCCCTCTCGGCTGGCCGACGGGGGGAACCTGGCGGCGGCGCTGCGTGAGGCGTTCGCGTTGCTCGCCGAGTTGGAGCAGGTCGTCGTCTTCATCGACGAGGTCGAGGAGATCGCCGCGGTGCGGGACGGGGTGCCGTCCTCCGGGGTGCACGGGGTCACCAACGAGCTGCTCAAACTGATTCCGGCCTTCCGGGAGCACTCCGGTCGGCTGCTGGTGTGCGCGACCAATTCGGTGCGGGCTCTGGACCCGGCGTTCCTGCGTCCGGGGCGGTTCGACTACGTCATCCCGATCGGCCCGCCGGACGCGGCGGCCCGCGAGGCGATGTGGGCGCACCACGCCGACTCCTCGCAGCACGCCGTCGACCTGCACGCGCTGGTCGCGGCCAGCGACGGCTTCAGTCCCGCCGACATCGGCCACGCCGCGCGGATCGCCGCGCAGTCCGCGTTCGAACGGGCGGTGTTCGTGCACGACGACGGCCTGCCCGGTGCCTCCACAAAGGACTACCTCACAGCTCTCGGCCAGTGCCGTCCGACGGCGACGCCGGAACTGCTGAAGGCGTTCAGCGAGGACATCGCCAGCCACGCGCGGTTGTGA
- a CDS encoding alpha/beta hydrolase, whose product MPGLTTSTNSSTDFTANREKATFDSDGIDLAAWYYPGTNSACVIMAGGFGVTKEPGTDLFAARFQAAGFHVLAFDFRRLGESGGRPRQVVRIRQELDDYQAAIAYAATLPRVDPARLAVWGFSLSGGHVLRIAARNPQLGAAIAQTPNADCLAIVRNASRHQKPLAMLRLTGRALLDVVGRRVGLPPRLAPLNGRPGTVAFLTTPDAQQTERALNHGNRYPDWRQDAAADFALRLGFYRPGRDASRIQVPLLVVACDQDQSALPGPAIAAAVRAPRGELIRLPGGHYQPFLDGHDRAAEAQISFLQKHLVPEAATGSR is encoded by the coding sequence ATGCCTGGCCTTACAACGAGCACGAACAGCAGCACCGACTTCACAGCGAACCGAGAGAAGGCCACGTTCGACAGCGACGGCATCGACCTGGCCGCCTGGTACTACCCGGGCACCAACAGCGCCTGCGTCATCATGGCCGGCGGCTTCGGGGTGACCAAGGAACCCGGCACCGACCTGTTCGCCGCGAGGTTCCAGGCCGCCGGATTCCACGTCCTGGCCTTCGACTTCCGGCGCCTCGGCGAAAGCGGCGGCCGGCCGCGGCAGGTCGTGCGCATCCGGCAGGAACTCGACGACTACCAGGCCGCGATCGCCTACGCCGCGACCCTGCCCCGCGTCGACCCCGCGCGCTTGGCGGTCTGGGGATTCTCGCTGTCCGGCGGCCACGTACTCCGCATCGCGGCCCGCAACCCGCAGCTGGGCGCGGCGATCGCGCAGACCCCCAACGCCGACTGCCTGGCGATCGTCCGCAACGCCTCACGCCACCAGAAGCCGCTCGCGATGCTGCGCCTCACCGGCCGTGCGCTCCTGGACGTCGTGGGCCGGCGGGTGGGCCTTCCGCCCCGCCTCGCGCCGCTCAACGGCAGACCTGGCACGGTCGCGTTCCTCACCACGCCGGACGCTCAACAGACCGAGCGCGCGCTGAACCACGGCAACCGATACCCGGACTGGCGCCAGGACGCCGCCGCTGACTTCGCGCTGCGTCTCGGCTTCTACCGGCCCGGCCGGGACGCGTCCCGGATCCAGGTGCCGCTGCTGGTCGTGGCCTGCGACCAGGATCAGTCGGCCCTGCCCGGCCCGGCCATCGCCGCCGCGGTCCGGGCACCACGTGGTGAGCTGATCCGCCTCCCCGGCGGCCACTACCAGCCCTTCCTGGACGGGCACGACAGAGCTGCCGAGGCGCAGATCTCCTTCCTACAGAAACACCTGGTTCCGGAAGCCGCTACAGGGTCGCGATGA
- a CDS encoding FhaA domain-containing protein — protein sequence MGMLDRVERRLDNLISGGFARAFKAELVPAEIAAELRRECDDTVVARGQGRSVAANDYVVQMAPEDFTRLAPYAAELAAQLNDAVRAHVHEQRYLLVGPLAVRLESAEDLAVGVCRVRSVALPASQPPGPAPSPSPSPSPRQVSAPWLEMNGARIPLSTRMTIIGRSPEADVRMHDPGVSSRHAAIRLGSTATIEDLGSTNGTFVDGRRVRTADLRDGSVIILGGVRVTFHNA from the coding sequence ATGGGAATGCTCGACCGTGTCGAACGGCGACTGGACAACTTGATCAGCGGGGGCTTCGCACGTGCCTTCAAGGCCGAGCTGGTGCCCGCCGAGATCGCCGCTGAGCTGCGACGGGAGTGCGACGACACGGTCGTGGCCCGCGGGCAGGGACGCTCGGTGGCGGCCAACGACTACGTCGTGCAGATGGCCCCCGAGGACTTCACCCGGCTCGCGCCCTACGCGGCGGAGCTGGCGGCGCAACTGAACGACGCCGTCCGCGCACACGTGCACGAGCAGCGCTACCTCCTGGTCGGCCCGCTCGCGGTGCGCCTGGAGTCCGCCGAGGACCTGGCCGTCGGAGTGTGCCGCGTCCGGAGCGTCGCGCTGCCAGCCAGCCAACCCCCCGGCCCGGCTCCGAGTCCGAGCCCGAGCCCGAGCCCGCGGCAGGTGTCGGCGCCTTGGCTGGAGATGAACGGGGCCCGGATCCCGCTGTCCACGCGCATGACCATCATCGGTCGCAGTCCGGAGGCGGATGTCCGGATGCATGACCCGGGCGTCTCCTCACGGCATGCCGCCATCCGTCTTGGCAGCACGGCGACCATTGAAGACCTCGGCTCCACGAATGGAACCTTTGTGGACGGCCGACGTGTCCGCACGGCTGATCTGCGTGACGGTTCGGTGATCATTCTCGGGGGCGTTCGGGTGACGTTCCACAACGCCTGA
- a CDS encoding glycoside hydrolase family 16 protein: protein MFGHPRKNSLPSSRRRRPTSVLAMLAACTLSAAGLAVANTTAASAAVPGPPSGWSTVFSDDFAGAAGTGVDTGKWKYDTGPGSSFGTGEIETMTKSTANVHLDGSGDLKITALRSGSAWTSGRIQTTTANVGAPGGGKLEVTASIQQPTGGLGYWPAFWMLGPGQWPQNGELDILEDVNALSKHSGTMHCGTDPGGPCNETNGIGSGLQACPGCQSGFHTYTVIVDRTKASAESVTWYLDGTQFFKIDESRVPAATWTAAIDHKFSIIFDLAMGGGYPNGVCGCTTPTSATTSGGTMTVRYVAAYQVG from the coding sequence ATGTTCGGACACCCGCGTAAGAACAGCCTGCCGAGCTCGCGCCGCCGGCGGCCGACCTCCGTCCTGGCCATGCTCGCCGCGTGCACGTTGTCGGCCGCCGGCCTGGCGGTCGCGAACACCACCGCCGCGTCGGCGGCGGTGCCCGGTCCGCCGTCCGGCTGGAGCACGGTCTTCAGCGACGACTTCGCCGGCGCGGCCGGCACCGGCGTCGACACCGGCAAGTGGAAGTACGACACCGGGCCGGGCTCGAGCTTCGGTACCGGCGAGATCGAGACCATGACGAAATCCACCGCGAACGTGCACCTGGACGGCAGCGGCGACCTGAAGATCACGGCACTGCGCAGCGGCAGCGCCTGGACCTCCGGGCGCATCCAGACGACCACCGCGAACGTCGGCGCGCCGGGGGGCGGGAAGCTGGAGGTCACCGCCTCGATCCAGCAGCCGACCGGCGGCCTGGGCTACTGGCCGGCGTTCTGGATGCTCGGGCCGGGCCAGTGGCCGCAGAACGGCGAGCTCGACATCCTGGAGGACGTCAACGCCCTGTCGAAGCACTCGGGCACGATGCACTGCGGCACCGACCCCGGCGGCCCGTGCAACGAGACGAACGGCATCGGCAGCGGCCTGCAGGCCTGTCCGGGCTGCCAGTCCGGCTTCCACACGTACACGGTGATCGTCGACCGCACCAAGGCGTCGGCGGAATCGGTGACCTGGTATCTGGACGGCACGCAGTTCTTCAAGATCGACGAGAGCCGGGTGCCGGCCGCGACCTGGACGGCCGCGATCGACCACAAGTTCTCGATCATCTTCGACCTGGCGATGGGCGGCGGCTACCCGAACGGGGTGTGCGGCTGCACCACGCCGACCTCCGCCACCACGTCGGGCGGCACGATGACAGTGCGGTACGTGGCGGCGTATCAGGTCGGCTGA
- a CDS encoding Lrp/AsnC family transcriptional regulator: MARATANSVLSPQDQRLIAVLQYDARLSAEKAAAVLSLSPNTVRRRWQAMTADGTLRVVISPIARPREGGLTGAQLLHIRVRRDKLDAVARSLMAREDVPFVDITTSGDEIEAIAATEPGSRDPLVFQLLPATPAVISVEAATVLRVLRVTSEWRHQVLDAEEISTLTRGIGSGTGTAATNGSYGVETDAHERAIIDALISDARLPAATVAARTGLPESTVRRRISRLVQEGRLITQVLVDPRRLGLNLDARLRLRVRPDHLDRAGRALAAHPVVHGAFATSGPSNLSLHVWLSDPAALYDFLARDLTGLGIEAADTTIISHWAKRPW; the protein is encoded by the coding sequence ATGGCACGCGCGACGGCGAATTCTGTTCTGTCCCCGCAGGATCAGCGGCTGATCGCCGTCCTGCAGTACGACGCCCGCCTCAGCGCCGAGAAAGCCGCCGCGGTCCTGAGCCTGAGCCCGAACACCGTGCGCCGCCGCTGGCAGGCGATGACGGCGGACGGCACGTTGCGCGTCGTGATCTCCCCGATCGCACGCCCGCGCGAGGGCGGCCTGACCGGCGCGCAGCTGCTGCACATCCGGGTGCGGCGGGACAAGCTCGACGCCGTGGCCCGCTCGCTGATGGCCCGCGAGGACGTCCCCTTCGTCGACATCACAACGTCCGGTGACGAGATCGAGGCCATCGCCGCGACCGAGCCCGGCTCGCGCGACCCCCTGGTCTTCCAGCTTCTCCCGGCCACGCCGGCGGTCATATCGGTGGAGGCGGCCACCGTCCTGCGCGTCCTGCGCGTCACGTCGGAATGGCGCCACCAGGTCCTCGACGCGGAGGAAATCAGCACGCTGACCCGGGGCATCGGAAGCGGAACGGGCACCGCCGCCACGAATGGTTCCTACGGAGTCGAGACCGACGCCCACGAACGAGCGATCATCGATGCGCTCATCTCCGACGCCCGGCTCCCCGCGGCGACGGTCGCCGCACGCACCGGACTCCCGGAGTCGACAGTCCGCCGCCGCATCAGCCGATTGGTCCAGGAGGGCCGCCTCATCACCCAGGTGCTGGTGGACCCGCGACGCCTCGGCCTGAACCTCGACGCCCGGCTCAGACTCCGGGTCCGCCCCGACCACCTGGACCGGGCCGGCCGCGCCCTGGCCGCACACCCCGTCGTCCACGGCGCGTTCGCCACGTCCGGGCCGAGCAACCTCAGCCTCCACGTGTGGCTCAGCGACCCCGCCGCCCTCTACGACTTCCTCGCCCGCGACCTCACCGGTTTGGGGATTGAAGCAGCGGACACCACCATCATCAGCCACTGGGCCAAACGCCCTTGGTAG